One genomic window of Roseobacter ponti includes the following:
- a CDS encoding GNAT family N-acetyltransferase: MTEKTNPAVRALRESDKPQWSALWTAYLKFYETSRPAEIHDLYFTRLLGNDPQDFNCIVAEADGRLVGLTHYLFHRHGWSEANTCYLQDLYADPDVRGQGIGRALIEAVYAAADEAGAGSVYWLTQDFNTTARQLYDRIGVQTPFIRYNRK; encoded by the coding sequence ATGACAGAGAAAACGAATCCCGCAGTGCGTGCACTGCGTGAGAGTGATAAACCGCAATGGTCCGCTCTCTGGACCGCATATCTAAAATTTTATGAAACCTCGCGGCCGGCGGAGATCCACGATCTCTACTTTACCCGCCTTCTTGGAAACGATCCTCAGGATTTCAACTGCATTGTTGCCGAAGCAGATGGGCGGCTGGTTGGCCTGACGCACTATCTTTTCCACAGGCACGGATGGTCTGAGGCCAACACCTGCTATCTGCAGGATCTGTACGCAGATCCGGACGTGCGCGGTCAGGGCATCGGACGTGCGCTGATCGAGGCGGTCTATGCCGCAGCCGATGAGGCGGGTGCCGGATCGGTCTACTGGCTCACCCAGGACTTTAACACCACTGCCCGTCAGCTCTATGACCGGATCGGCGTCCAGACACCCTTCATCCGGTACAACCGCAAATGA
- a CDS encoding DUF2927 domain-containing protein: MMRRLVLPLVILLAGCAPATQNNTASRAVFGEGILPPMKTFAPQKQAQTTKSNTGLARDFMELSFRMESGRALPVFTRFEGPVTVRMTGNPPATMKGDLNQLITRLQTEAQIPISVTTSADANITIQAVPRSSIKKVLPQAACFVAPNVGSIREYRSARRAPQTNWTLLQTRERLAIFIPNDSSPQEVRDCLHEELGQALGPLNDLYRLPDSVFNDDNVHTVLTGFDMMILRATYAPELRSGMSPQEVATRLPAIFDRINPAGRKQAAAPASPTPQVWNQSIQTALGPGADYARRQVASDTALRIAVNEGWTDNRRAFAHYARARLLQASDSEAARRQYEIADRFYARSPQTRLHRAYVATQLAAYELADGDPVAARSLVEPHISIAAQSQNASLLATLQLLRAESFAMEGRADEARAVRLDSLGWARYGFGADWVVRAKLREISALNRQNAPA; the protein is encoded by the coding sequence ATGATGCGGCGTCTGGTTCTGCCGCTCGTCATCCTGCTTGCAGGCTGTGCCCCCGCCACCCAGAACAATACCGCGTCGCGCGCCGTTTTCGGCGAGGGCATCCTCCCGCCGATGAAAACCTTCGCGCCGCAAAAGCAGGCGCAGACGACGAAGTCCAACACCGGTCTTGCGCGTGACTTCATGGAGCTTTCTTTCCGGATGGAAAGCGGCCGCGCCCTGCCCGTGTTCACCCGGTTCGAGGGGCCCGTGACGGTGCGGATGACCGGCAATCCGCCGGCCACGATGAAGGGCGATCTGAACCAGCTGATCACCCGGCTGCAGACCGAGGCACAGATCCCGATCAGCGTCACCACCAGCGCGGATGCCAATATCACCATCCAGGCCGTGCCCCGCTCATCGATTAAAAAGGTTCTGCCACAGGCGGCCTGTTTTGTTGCACCTAACGTCGGCTCGATCCGTGAATACCGGTCTGCACGCCGGGCGCCACAGACCAACTGGACCCTGCTGCAGACCCGTGAGCGTCTGGCGATTTTCATTCCCAACGATTCCAGCCCGCAGGAAGTGCGCGATTGTCTGCATGAAGAACTGGGCCAGGCGCTGGGGCCGCTGAACGATCTTTACCGGTTGCCGGATTCTGTATTTAACGATGACAATGTGCACACGGTGCTCACCGGGTTCGACATGATGATCCTGCGCGCGACCTATGCACCGGAGCTGCGCTCGGGCATGTCACCTCAGGAAGTCGCAACCCGCCTGCCCGCCATCTTTGACCGCATAAATCCCGCCGGGCGCAAACAGGCTGCTGCCCCGGCCAGCCCGACCCCGCAGGTCTGGAACCAGTCGATTCAGACTGCCCTCGGCCCGGGCGCAGATTACGCCCGCCGCCAGGTGGCCTCCGATACGGCGCTGCGCATCGCTGTAAACGAAGGATGGACAGACAACCGTCGCGCCTTTGCGCATTACGCCCGTGCGCGCCTGCTGCAGGCCAGCGACAGCGAGGCGGCGCGCCGTCAGTATGAGATTGCGGACCGGTTTTATGCCCGTTCGCCGCAAACCCGCCTGCACCGCGCCTACGTTGCGACACAGCTTGCCGCTTACGAGCTCGCCGACGGCGATCCGGTGGCCGCGCGTTCGCTGGTTGAGCCACACATCAGCATTGCGGCACAGTCTCAGAATGCCTCTTTGCTTGCCACGCTGCAGCTTCTGCGCGCTGAGAGCTTTGCGATGGAAGGGCGAGCCGATGAGGCCCGGGCGGTCAGGCTGGACAGTCTGGGGTGGGCGCGATACGGGTTTGGCGCGGACTGGGTTGTGCGGGCGAAACTGCGCGAAATATCGGCCCTGAACCGCCAAAACGCACCG